A stretch of Planctomicrobium piriforme DNA encodes these proteins:
- a CDS encoding DUF1028 domain-containing protein — MSRLFSLNTQHSTLNPFALLLLLSATVTAAEPESPPSGPLVNTFSIVACDLENKEWGVAVASKYLAVGSICPWAQGDVGAIATQSYVNPDYGPKGLELLKAGKTAEETVKLLTEADGGREYRQLGIVDSQGNPATYTGSKCMPWCGGKTGKNFACQGNILAGPEVVDAMAEAFEKTTRPLAWKMLAALEAADAKGGDTRGKQSASILVVRRYNPEALYDRVIDYRVDDHAAPIPELARILSLGLPKPGAEPAAGE; from the coding sequence ATGAGCCGCCTCTTCTCACTCAACACTCAGCACTCAACACTCAACCCCTTCGCCCTCCTGCTGCTTCTCTCCGCGACAGTCACCGCGGCGGAACCGGAAAGCCCTCCCTCCGGTCCGCTCGTGAACACGTTCTCGATCGTCGCCTGCGACCTGGAGAACAAGGAATGGGGCGTGGCCGTGGCGTCGAAGTATCTGGCGGTCGGTTCGATCTGTCCCTGGGCACAAGGAGATGTCGGCGCGATCGCCACCCAGAGCTACGTCAATCCCGACTACGGACCCAAAGGTCTCGAACTCCTCAAGGCAGGCAAGACCGCGGAAGAGACCGTCAAACTCCTCACCGAGGCCGATGGTGGCCGTGAATACCGCCAGTTGGGCATCGTCGATTCGCAGGGAAACCCCGCCACTTATACCGGGTCCAAATGCATGCCCTGGTGCGGCGGCAAAACAGGCAAGAACTTCGCCTGCCAAGGGAACATTCTCGCCGGACCTGAGGTGGTCGATGCGATGGCGGAAGCGTTCGAAAAAACGACCAGGCCGCTCGCCTGGAAAATGCTCGCCGCGCTGGAAGCCGCCGACGCCAAAGGGGGAGATACCCGCGGCAAGCAGTCCGCATCGATTCTGGTCGTGAGACGATACAATCCAGAAGCCCTCTACGACCGCGTTATCGACTACCGCGTCGACGACCACGCCGCCCCGATCCCGGAACTCGCGAGAATCTTATCGCTGGGACTGCCCAAGCCTGGGGCGGAACCTGCGGCAGGGGAATAA
- a CDS encoding aryl-sulfate sulfotransferase, producing MKKRYLFPAVIGVLALSAGLFAWWWNHNPHKIPDGLSISKPQAFAGYSLLAPMSLNTTWLVDMEGRIVNEWKSDYPPALSVYLLENGHLLRPCNDSKERSSHDVPGTGGRIQEFDWNGELVWDFHLESERYRPHHDICRLPNGNILMIATDKKTDHEAVAAGRHPITVTVELKPDAIIEVKPTGKTTGEIVWAWHAFDHLVQEYDNTKPNYGDIAAHPELIDVNFSANRMDSMMLDPRQLSQLQSLGYVGASKKPAPKRLMDGKGFTNGDWMHTNSVTYNADLDQIMISLFEFSEVWVIDHSTTTVEAAGHTGGRYGKGGDLLYRWGNPKTYHAGDVTHQRLFSQHSAHWIPAGLPGAGHMLVFNNGLGRPGIPYSTVDEIELPVQADGSYALEPGEAFGPDAACWSYAAAEPFSFYSMLVSGAQRLPNGNTFICSGKDGVVFEATPENEVVWRYKLPGMIDPEKLPKGPPPPPPPGTKPGQRPVPIGPGGLFRCNKYAPDYAAFTDKDLKPREPLGTAVAREVAALKGAASKPDP from the coding sequence ATGAAGAAGCGTTACTTGTTCCCCGCCGTGATCGGCGTGCTGGCGCTCAGCGCCGGCCTGTTCGCCTGGTGGTGGAACCACAATCCGCACAAGATTCCCGACGGCCTGTCGATCAGCAAGCCGCAGGCGTTCGCAGGCTATTCGCTCCTCGCGCCGATGTCGCTGAACACGACCTGGCTGGTCGACATGGAAGGCCGCATCGTCAACGAATGGAAGAGCGATTACCCGCCCGCTCTCAGCGTGTACCTGCTCGAAAACGGCCACCTGCTGCGCCCCTGCAACGATTCGAAAGAGCGATCTTCTCACGATGTTCCGGGCACGGGCGGGCGGATTCAGGAGTTCGACTGGAACGGCGAACTTGTCTGGGACTTTCATCTCGAAAGCGAACGCTATCGTCCGCATCACGACATCTGTCGGCTTCCCAACGGCAACATCCTGATGATCGCCACCGACAAGAAGACTGATCACGAAGCCGTCGCCGCCGGCCGACACCCCATCACCGTCACGGTCGAACTGAAGCCCGATGCCATTATCGAGGTGAAGCCGACTGGTAAGACGACCGGCGAAATCGTCTGGGCCTGGCATGCTTTCGATCATCTGGTGCAGGAATACGACAACACGAAGCCCAACTACGGCGACATCGCCGCACATCCCGAACTGATCGATGTCAACTTCAGCGCTAACCGCATGGACTCGATGATGCTCGACCCGCGGCAGCTCTCGCAGTTGCAGTCGCTCGGGTATGTGGGCGCCTCCAAGAAGCCCGCTCCGAAGCGACTCATGGATGGCAAGGGCTTCACCAACGGCGACTGGATGCACACCAATTCGGTCACCTACAACGCCGATCTCGACCAGATCATGATCAGCCTGTTCGAATTCAGCGAAGTCTGGGTGATCGACCACAGCACCACCACTGTAGAAGCGGCCGGGCACACAGGCGGCCGCTACGGGAAGGGGGGCGATCTGCTCTATCGCTGGGGGAACCCGAAGACCTATCACGCCGGCGATGTCACCCATCAACGGCTCTTCTCGCAACACTCCGCCCACTGGATTCCCGCAGGCTTGCCCGGTGCAGGGCACATGCTGGTCTTCAACAACGGCCTCGGTCGACCTGGTATTCCGTATTCGACCGTCGATGAAATCGAACTGCCTGTTCAGGCCGACGGCTCTTATGCCCTCGAACCAGGAGAGGCCTTTGGCCCTGATGCCGCCTGCTGGTCATATGCTGCCGCGGAACCCTTCAGCTTCTACTCGATGCTGGTCTCGGGAGCGCAGCGTCTGCCCAACGGCAACACGTTCATCTGCTCAGGCAAGGACGGAGTCGTCTTCGAAGCAACGCCTGAGAACGAAGTCGTCTGGCGGTACAAGCTCCCCGGCATGATCGACCCCGAGAAGCTCCCAAAAGGCCCTCCGCCTCCACCACCGCCAGGCACTAAGCCCGGCCAGCGTCCCGTCCCCATCGGCCCCGGCGGCCTCTTCCGCTGCAACAAATACGCACCCGACTACGCCGCCTTCACCGACAAAGACCTCAAACCCCGCGAACCACTGGGCACCGCCGTCGCCCGCGAGGTGGCCGCACTCAAGGGTGCTGCGTCGAAACCAGATCCCTAG